The nucleotide sequence tctgtaagtttaggtggacacccttgtcttggtaggtttacaatTGTGCCATACTCTGTCCATTTGCTGATGATGGTTTGAACAGTGctctatgagatgttcaaagcttgggaaatctttttatagcctaagagtgctttaaacttctccacaactttatccctgacctgtcttggtgtgttccttggactccatgatgctgtttgctcccctcttaaccaacctctgaggccgtcacagagcggctgtatttgtactgagattagattacacacaggtggactctattgagtcattagcaatcatcaggcaacttctgaagacactcagagtaaagggggctgaatacctttgcacaccgcacttttcagttttgtatttgtaagaaatgtttgaaatcatgtatcattttctttcctcttcacaattgttcaccactttgtgttggtctttcacataaaattccaataaaatatgtttatgtttgtggttgtaatgtgacaatatgtggaaaagttcaaggggtgtgaatacttttacaagccaccgTTCACTCATGGATTTAGACGATGTCGGACCTCGTCTCTGTTAGCAGATACCAGTAACATGCTGGTAATCATCTGCATCCCATCAATCAAACATGGACTCACTTGGCATCAGTGAAGGCTTCACAGGTGAACCTGCTTCTTTAGCAAAAGGATTTGGACCTAAGGCAAACATAGGAGAACCGTCAGCTGGAGTCATTCACGTGTGAAAAGCTAAAGCAGAAAATGAGTTGAAAACTGACGTTTTTTGGTCTCCATTCTCTCCTCCGTCTCCATCTTCCCTCCATCCTCTTCCTCTCCGAGCTCTTCGTCGTCCTCTTGGTTCTCCCTGCTACCATAAGGATCGTCTGCGGGTTCAGTCTGCCTATACCTGTCCAAAGAAAGTCAGCAACGCTGCTTTGTTACTTCCAGACAGGGCTTTTAAgactatagaaaaaaaaaaaaacagactaggaaacatttgtttaattaaagaTGAATCCTGTTGTAACTTTCAGATTATGAAAGTTCCTTCCTGATGTGAAGGAGTATTTGTGACACAATCAATTATGTAATCCCATATCATGACGCTCACACTGCTCACATTTGCAGACAGCTTCAAGTCAAACTTACAGAATGTGAttcgaaaaaaacaaaacaaaacaagttatTCACATCTAAAAACTGGTTGTTCTACTATTTTAGAGCCAACGGGGCCTTTGAGATACCCGTGCATTAAGGTTATGCTGGTGAACCATGTTGTTTCTGATTTGGCCAAAATCTGTTGACTCCATCAGGCTGAAACATCAAATGATGActctttttctcagttttctgGTAGAGTTTGATAcatctttcatttaaaatgttttttcaagaaTAAGCGATGCCATGCAGCCTAACAAGGCACCCACAGCCTCAGGCAGAGAAACAGCCACACTGCATCACAGCTCCTTCAATGTATTTAAAGTGGGAATGAGTTGCTTTTACGCTGCTCGGGCTTTCCATCAAAATGGTTCCATTCCTAACCAGGTTCGGTGCTACAACTAGCTGGTTCTGTAAAAGACATCTCAtgcctcgtactcgtcgtcttccgcttatccgggttgcgggggcagcagactcagcagagacgcccagacgtcccactctccagacacctcctccagttcctccagggggagacCAAGGCGTTCCtagaccagccgagagacatagtccctccagcgtgtcctgggccgtcccctgggcctcctcccggtgggacgtgcctggaacacctcccgaggaaggcgtccaggaggcatccggtatagatgcccgagccacctcaactggctcctctcaatgtggaggagcagcggctctactccgagctcctcccggatggccgagctcctcaccctatctctaagggagtgccaggccaccctacggaggaagctcatttcagccgcttgtatccgggatctcgttctttcggtcatgacccaaagttcatggccataggtgagggtaggaacgtagaccgaccagtaaattgagagctttgctttttggctcagctctctcttcaccacaacggaccggcaccgcgcccccattactgtggcagctgcaccgatccgtctgtcgatctcccgctccattcttccttcactcgtgaacaagaccctgagatacttgaactcctccacttgaggcaggaactcccctccaacctgaagaggacaagccacccttttccggtcgagtaccatggcctcggacttggaggagctgatcttcatcccagccgcttcacacttggctgcaaacCAGCCCAGTGCacgctgtaggtcttggctacaaggggccagcaggaccacgtcatctgcaaaaagaagagacgaaatccactggtccccaaaccagaccccctccggcccttggctgcatctagaaatcctgtccataaaagttatgaacaggaccggtgacaaagggcagccctgccggagtccaacatgcaccgggaacaggtccaacttagtgccggcaatgcggaccaaactcctgctccgctcatacagggaccggatggcccctaataaagagcccccgattccatactcctggagcaccccccacagggcatcacgagggacatagtcgaatgctttctccaggtccacaaaacacatgtggacccgttgggcaaactcccatgaaccctcgagtaccctgtagagggtatagagctggtccagtgttccacggcctggACGAAAActacactgttcctcctgaagccgaggttcgactatcggtcggactctcctctccaataccttggcgtagaccttaccagggaggctgaggagtgtgatccacctgtagttggaacacaccctccggtcccccttcttatggcgcctcagttgaggtcagcagcctcccacccccactataaacagtgttggcgaagcactgcttccccctctagaggcgccggacggtttgccagaattgctccgaggccaaccggtagtccttctccatggcctcaccgaactcctcccaggcccgagtttttgcctctgccacagcccgggccgcagcacgcttggcctcacggtacccgtcagccgcctcaggagtcccacaagccaaccacagccaataggactccttcagcttgacagcatcccttactgccggtgtccaccaccgggttctgggattgccgccgcaacaggcactgcagaccttacagccgcagctacgggcagcagcatcgacaatagatgcggagaacatggtctactcggactctatgtctccaacatcccccgggatctggtcaaagctctcccggaggagggagttgaatacatccctggccaaggggtccgccagacgttcccagcagaccctcactatgcgcttgggcctgccaagtctgtccggctttctcctcctccagcgtatccaactcaccaccaggtggtgatcagtggacagctcagcccctctcttcacccgagtgtccaaaacatgcggccgaaggtttgatgatacgacaacaaagtcgatcattgacctcgtgcctagggtatcctggtgccaagtgcactgatggacacccttatgtttgaacatggtgttcattatggacaatccgtgactagcacagaagtccaataacaaaacaccactcggattcagatcggggaggccattcctcccgatcacgcctctccaagcatcactgtcgtttcccacgtgggcgttgaagtcccccagcagaataatggagtccccgggaggggcactatccagcacccccaacagggacgccaagaaggccaggtactccacactactgttcggcccataggccgaaacgacagtcagagacctgtccccaacccgaaggcgcagggatgcgaccctctcatccacaggggtaaaccccaacacgagacggctgagctggggggcgacaagcaaacccacaccagcccgccgcctctccccgtgggccactccagagtagaagagagtccaacccctctcaaggagatgggttccagagcgcacgctgtgcgtggagatgagcccgactatttctagtcgatatctctcgacctcccgcacaagctcaggctcctcccacccccagcgaggtgacattccacgtccctagagccagcctaagcatgcggggatcgggccgctgagatctccaccttcgtccgccacccaatcctctttgcaccgctccctcacggttccccctgcaggtggtgggcccactgggggatggcctcgtgtctctcgttcgggcttggcccggccgggtcccgcgaggagcaacccggccaccaggcgctctccggcgaggcccgaccccaggcctggctccagggtgggaccccggctccgccgtaccgggcgatgtcacgtgcctcgatattttagtactcatgaaggattcttgaacccctttttgtctgacccatcacctagaacctgtttgccatgggagaccctaccaggggcatttaggccccagacaacatagcctctaggatcatttgagcactcaaacccctccaccacgttaaggtggcggttcaaaaAGGGGCATCTCATGCCTCTAATGTTTTATCCTCCCCctgctttattctgtttttgtaagGGATTGCAGAGCATGGAGACAGTTTAACTGCAcaaataatataatttattctGGTATTCCTGCAAACAGATGCCCTGATATCACTCCTTTAGtttactgatgttttaaacAACAAGCGGTGCTTGTGAACACTTCACAATCCTAAATCAGCAGATCTCTCATCCAAACAAGCAAAGAAAATCTCAATCTTAAGGCGTGTTTCTACTACTAGAACCAGAACGTGTTTCCCTCTGAACCTTGTGTTTTATCCTGCCCATCAGTTGTGGTCCAAAACTGGGCTGTTTAAGTAAAGTTATCCTGCTGCAGGAGTGGTAATGCTTCAGAGTCCTTTATgctctaaaataaattaaatagatcaaatgtcatgatttttatcaataaaaatataatccGCCATCTCGTCACAGCGATTATTACACTTAAGCAGAGTGATTCACATTATGGAAACCTGTAACatagcaaactttaaatgaatcACAGAGGGACAGAATTATTTTACAGCGTTTACATAAGAAGTTGAATTAAAATAACTTCTAACTAAAAAGACAACGCTTTTAAAGGTCCGCAGACTGTTTATATTTAAACCCTGTGAATTGTTTTTTCAAAGGGTTATTAACTATCCACACGCATGCAGCTGCTGCACCATGTGTGTTTCTTTCCAAATGTAAAATCTAACAATGATACACAAATGTGAGAGtggtgatttttttaaatttgggtCTTGGAACATGGAAGCTACAgtacatttaaacatgttttccagCAGGGGAGAAGACAAGGGCACAACAACGGAACCAGAAAACTACCCAAGTTCCTGGAAAAGATTCCTGCTTTATAAAAGCACCTATTATCTCATCTGGCCAACAGGTAGGACAGAAAAGCCCTTTTCCCTGCAGGAATCCCAAATATGGGTTTGGAATGTGGATAGCTTTTAATGCAGTGGTTCGCAACTTTTCAGGACAAGTTGCCATTAATAGAGTGGCTACTCATTTTTAAccccaaaaaactaaaaatatccaaaatatATCAGGGAATGGTGCATATTTTGATTTACCCAGATGTCCGCCTGGTGCTGGAGTACTCTGTCTCCTCTTCTGAGACCTCTggctcctcctcctgcagctggTTCGACTTATCCAGCGCGATTTCGCTGAGCCGCTGCGCGAGGTTCATCCGTCTGGATCGGGATGCGTATCGGATGGCCAAGGTCACCACATTCTGAGTCATCAGCTCCGCCAGCTCCACGCAGCGAAACTCCCGCTCCAGTTTACAGGACAGCTGGAACAAACAAAGGCTTTAAGTCTGTGTTCATGACTCCTCAGGTGGAGACACTTTACCCATACTGACTGCAAACATCTTCATGAGAAGCTCCTGCTGCTCCTTCTCTGACTGCGTCTGCGCAGACTCGTCGATCTCGTAACCGCTGGTGGACAGGAAGTTGTAATGATTGTGGAAGAGGACTGAACGCCAGTACTGTTCCTGGAGACACGATTTAGAGGAAAGGAAATTTTTATGCATGCCACTTTATTATTTACTGCAAACCTCGTTACCAAGGCAATGGTCAACAATAGTATTGATAACTGGGAATAGGCGAAAATCTTTATGTatttatccatttatccatGTTCTGTTCTTAGTCTGCAATGAATTCCTGAGACGTCACAAGCATCTCAAATAACTGCAAATGTCTTAAAGATGCAATAATCTgtgaaattaataataattttagtgTTTGAATTGGACTGGGCGTGACTGCACAAATCCATTGAATCCTACTGTATGTTGTAATTAAATTGGTTTTGTTGCAAAATGACTGTaaatgaaatgaatggaaatcaaCTTTTATTGGACAAATAATATCAGCTCCTTCTGTGAGTAACGTTTGTGTTCACCTCCATTTGTCCCTTTTCTGTGCTGGTCTGACACAGCGGCAGCTTAAAGGGAAGGATGGCGACAGCCGGCCGTGGCAGAGTGGGAGGATACCGGGAGCCTTTGCTGGGAATACACCTGATGGGATAAGATGGAAAAGGATTTAACTGGGAAGaaacaaacaataataattaattaaacttGCCATCAAAATTTGAACTGTTTACCAGTTCTGAAAGTGAAGCACATATCATAGATTCATcatatagagtgaaatatttcaagccttttacTTCTTGTGATTTTGATAATCATGGCGTGCAGATAATGGAAACCCacaattcagtgtctcagagaatttgaatattgtgaaaaagttacagCATATTCATacaaagttgagtggaaggaaaaagtggttgtaaaaggtgcaccagcaacatgGATAAAcaaccttgagaggattgttgCTCAAAATCCATTTAATAATGCttgtccactgggttttctgaagtccacagtcaacgcagctatctaccaggacattttaagagtatttcatgcttccttctgctgacgagctttatggagatgctgatttcattgtgCAGTCGGCACAGGTActggcccacactgccaaaggtaccaaaagctggtccaaTGATCATGGTGTTATTGTGCTTGATAGCTCAGCAAACTGGGCTGACTTGAACTCAATAGAGAATCTAaggagtattgtcaagaagatgagagacaccagacccagtaaggcagatgacctgaaggctgctatcaaagcaacctgggcttccagtacacctcagcagaaccaaagGCTGATGTCCTCCATGCCGCAGTGCATTGAAGTactaattcatgcaaaaggagccccaatcaagtattgagtgcatagatatgaacatacttttcagtagcctgacctttttgtttaaaatatccttttttattgatccAACATAATATTCTTATTTACTGAGACATTTAATTTTGCGTTATCGTTATCTGTAAGgcttaatcatcaaaatgacaagaaatgaagcttgaaatatttcgcTCTATGTGTAATAAATTTAATAtacgagtttcactttctgaaatttaGCAGCACTGTAATTGTTAGAATAAAACTTCTGGGCAAATTTTCTGTATTGCCCATAAATGACAATAACCTTTCTCGGCTGTAATTTACCCTGAAGAACGCTTTTTACACTCTAAATACTTTTTTCTAGACTCACCTGAGCTGCTGGGGATTCTCATGCACACCGACCACCCAGTAGTGATCTGATTTGCTCTTACAGGTCTCCCTGGTGTTACAAACTGGTGTCCACGTGTTGCCCAGCGAGCGGTTCAGCATCCGCACCAGCCCGTCTGAGTCCACATAGCACGGCGTgcctaaaaacacagaaactctAAAACCGAACTAATAAAAGGGCGACACATTCAGATGTTAGAAGCACTGTCTAGATTCTGACCTTCGGCGGTAAATCCGAGCCAGGACAGCAAGGATTTAGGAGAGAGGGGGAGCGGTTCGCCGTTGATGAGCTGCCTCTTTTTGAGACCCAACTGTAGCAGCTGAACACCGAGAGCCTGTTCTCCATCAAACCCCATTGCTGAGggtgtgaaaacaaaaacatttctgctaaatgaagaaaactcaAAAGGCAGCCATATAGAAGACCAATACAGTGTTTAAAACTAAGGTCAGGAATAACAAAACGGTATGTCCAGAACTATTTCAGATTTGCAACATTTGGGCATCTTGGattcaccaagtctccataccAACTATTAAGACCATTAGCCAAGAAACAAGCCTTTTCTGTCCAACCATTACAAAtataaacatgtggagtttgctaaTCGCTACTGGGACTTCAACTGGAACTGTGAGCTTTGGTCGGATGGGACGAAGattgagcttttcagcaacaaacaatcCAAGTGAAACAAAGACTGAACGTGGAAAAGCACTCCACCTCATCTGTTAGGTATGGttgaggatctgtgatgctgcggGCCGGTTTCTCTTCCAAAGTGCTCTAGAAACCTTGTTAGAGAGCATGACATCATGAGCTATTTGAAATATtaggacattttaaacaatctgAAAGAGAACTGAAAACGCAGAAATGAGCtgtcaaacaaaaaattaaCCCTCTTCTGTAGGTATCTCACACAGCACTCTAAACTGCTGAGTTTAACACAGTTTGGCTCATAAAGCATACTGCAACATTTTATGAAAATGGCCCTGAACAGTGAAGCACACTAGTGTGAGCGTCATGATACGGGATTACACGACTGCTGAAGGTGTATTTTCGAAATCTATTTCTTAAAAAGTCCAGTCTGTGACTTTATTTGGGGAGGCTAAACCCTCAGGTGGACATTAAagcacagaaatggttcaccagatATAAAATCTCCCCTCCTCCATCAGCCCCCTAGACGTAAATCTTTAAGAAAGCCTTTGGAGTGAGCTAAGGAGAGGAATCAGGGCTCTGGACAATCTAGAGAGATTCTGCAAACTCCAATCTTAGGTAGGTGGGGTTCAAATCTGCCAACACAGAATCAGATCACTACAGATGGCGTGTGCTTGGCTCATACCGCGATGGTAAACCACGAGCAGCTGCTCTCCGTGCCCGGCCATGCACACTACCGGCCCCGACACGCTGAAGATCTCTCTCTGGACGCCTCCGATGGAAAACAGCCGGAGCAGCAGCGAGCTGGTGGCGACGGCCGCCCAGCCCCGACCCAGACACAGCGCCTTCACGTCCTCGCCCTTCGGCAGGTCCACCATCCATTCCTTATTGGTGTCCCAGGAGGAGAAGTGGAGGCACTGCAGCTTACTGGGAACAAACAGGAGCCGGAGAGTTGTTCACTGGAGGTTTACTGGAACGAGAAACAGACCAGAGACCCCGTCTCACCTCGCTAGCTCTTCAGTGCTGGGGCAGGCCAGCAGCACGGCCTCTTGGGAGAGATCAGCCATGGTGTGACCCAGAGAGTTGGTGAGATGCATGGCGTGGTGGACAGCAGTGTCATGAAACTCCACGTCGATGGCGTTGTCCTGTTCATCATTGTAGCCTCGCACTATCCCCACAGAGTTCCACATCTGAGACACAGTTCAGTTTGCATGTGAGTGGAAATCCACAGCGGAAAATCAAGTCTGCAGCCCATCAGAGCGTCCTACCATGAAGCGGTGAGTGAGGTGAGCTGGTGTGGAGCCGGGCTGAAAGGCCTTCTGGGGAGGGGTTGGCATGGGGCCTTCATAGAAGGGACGCAGGGGCACTAGAGGAGCTGCTGCAGGGGCCACAGAGCTGCCATCATCATCGTCCCCAAACTTGTCTTGACCGAGTTGAAGGGATCCGGTGTCTGAAAGAAGAGCGCGAGAAAAAAACCTCCCTCAAACTTAAGAAAATTCTTCAAGAGAACAGAAAGTTAAGATAAAGCATCATTAAAAATACAATATGAAGCCAATCCTTTCCCAGATTTTTTACCTCATTACCGAGAGCTTTCTAGAACTTACAGATCCATTTCTAGGATTTGCAGGTTAATCTTAAGAGCAGTTGTATCTCAGAGCTCCTTCACATAATCGTTTCACCCAAAAACATGCAACTACAAACCCTCCTTTAAGGATCATTTTGTAATGGAtgtcatttctttctttcagatcATGCAGATGGGTTTTCGAAACCAACAGGGCACAGTTTATAACTTGCAGAACTTATCGAAGCAATATGAATGAGATATGAGggttttttcctctttatttgGCTGAAGTCTGTGAAGTCTGGGCTGGCCAAATGAATTTACTGTTTAAGATACCAGCTGAGTTGTTGGGCGCTATCCCCAACATTTTGTGGTCTGCATCCGATTCTGGTGACCAACGTATTTCTCACATCAGACAGAAATAGGAGAATCATCCGAAGCTCTGCACTCCTTACATCTGTGGACCTTGCTTGATGTAATGTCACCAGGTCTCACTTGATCTATAACCCTGTCTTAGAATTACAGCTCAAAGTtgttgggggttatgattattgattgattaatcttgatcaataattataattacaaatcataatttgacaaaatctatttcttaaccaaaatcctcatttatgaatcgagaccagagatgtttctggtgttgtaattgtggctcaacgcctttgacaattacaaccgttaaatactccgtaataattaataactattgccggagatgtcactgtttaatcgaccgtttctgccgaaacgtgtggaactttaaccttatcttgactgacgaatcactttttgcacacaatgaacacaaaacgctctctctttatctatgtgaatatttattaatcttcacctactcaacatgcaaaattctacacaacaagggtaacacatctaactaagcaaaataaagaacacagcagtgggtgttgaatcaaccagcatttatggcaaaattgagaatatgacgaagaggtgtggtggtgagtggagagtggggggcgcaactccaactgtaactcagtgatgtcctgatcataaaacttcccccaactcctgagcagacaaagcgttataaaacttttggcggcaagctagcgagcagtgagattggagacaaaggaaaatggagaatttcaccatgaggtgattttaacagtccagtcttaccacacacctgcgttgactctcatgtggtaaaacacgcacagagctagGAACGCAGCGGCTTCATACATCAACAGGACACATCAAAGttccaataagcaaggttacatgcacatatcattcagaacacatgagatcctaactagcgattctgatcgctctacaacctctgaccctgccctggccttctaataaagaaataaaagattaaataaaagatgggttttacttggtgaagttccttctggggcagcgagtgagagggaaagagggggggggggggggttgaagcGTTGTGCGCGTCCGCAGCTCAACTCCaggaaagcggtcagtccccgtcctttggccttcttgacaaaaaggaaaaatatgatctgaccatcaaaatCGACTTGTGAtgaaaacacggtggcggttcgtttcctcgaactccgtgtttttagttacgtgctaaactcacgtctttgatcggcaaagtgaaatttctggccttcctagtccagaaacctcagttatgaattgttcgttggccaacgagagagaataaatgaagactccacgtgggatctcttcttctccagaggatgcttcagttgcgtggtaaccgtgtcaagatttccagctgaaggcggggtTTTCAACATGGAGGCCTCCatatatagcgccctgtgacgtcagacttgtggcgtgtcatatcagccgccatgtcctggatacaaaatggccaaaagcaccaggaggcctggtgtctgtgccagtagtccaatattcagcaacaagtggtccaacaaagtCTTTTTGGGCTATGACTACCTCCCATGGTGCTTGGgggtttaattcaattcaattcaaaaatactttattaatcccaaagggaaattaaatgttgttgtagctcatattatgaaggtttcttcaaagagccgttgtagatgctgatggctgtgggcaggaaggatctcctgtagcgctccgtcttacagcagatctgaagaagcctctgactgaagacactctgttgctgtaggacagtctcatgaagaggatgctcagagttctccataatgttcttcattttatgaagaatccatctttccacaatgatctccagaggttccagaggagtccccagaacagagccagccttttttatcagcttgttgagctttttttaactccctggctctgatgctgcttccccagcagatgatggcagaagagatcacactttccacaacagacttatagaagatatgcagcatctttaATATCTTTAATATTGGTGGGTCAACTTCAACACCGCCCCTCCCCCGTGTATTTAAAGGGGTTGTGAAGAACACCAAAGAAAACTTTATTCTTGAACCGTTACATCGTAGTCGGTTGCGAGACGCATCTTTAACGCGTCACTCATCATCTATCGAGACGCTCAAAGAACCCAACTTTTCCTTACCCAGGGAGTTCTCATCATCCAGGATCGCCCCCCGGTTCCTGACTCGCCCTGTGGACGGAATCATGATGTCGTCCTCATCTTCGTCCTCTCCAACAGCAGGCTTCTTTTCTGGTGAATTGGCATCACGGAGTCCTTCATCCATCAGTCTGTCATCATCCTCATCAAACAGGTCATCGTAGTC is from Girardinichthys multiradiatus isolate DD_20200921_A chromosome 4, DD_fGirMul_XY1, whole genome shotgun sequence and encodes:
- the wdhd1 gene encoding WD repeat and HMG-box DNA-binding protein 1 encodes the protein MPCERKPMRYGHSEGHTEVCFDDSGRYIVTCGNDGDVRIWESLDDDDPKFITVGEKAYSLALKKGKLVTASSNNTVQIHTFPDGDPDGILTRFTTNATHVAFNSSGSRVAAGSSDFMVKVVEVSDSSQQKTLRGHEAPVLSVSFDPQDQYLASASCDGSVVVWNIEEQTQVISWPLLQKTNDVSNARSLCRLAFQPAAGEFLAVPVETRVHLYERGSWDHVGTLSDDLLTQPINVVAWSMCSRFLAAGSVGGFLTVWDVNSKLCVERQKHEKGFTVCSLAWHPSGSQIAYTDTEGCLGLLDRLGTSTAVTSSTKAPAKKPAEDYDDLFDEDDDRLMDEGLRDANSPEKKPAVGEDEDEDDIMIPSTGRVRNRGAILDDENSLDTGSLQLGQDKFGDDDDGSSVAPAAAPLVPLRPFYEGPMPTPPQKAFQPGSTPAHLTHRFMMWNSVGIVRGYNDEQDNAIDVEFHDTAVHHAMHLTNSLGHTMADLSQEAVLLACPSTEELASKLQCLHFSSWDTNKEWMVDLPKGEDVKALCLGRGWAAVATSSLLLRLFSIGGVQREIFSVSGPVVCMAGHGEQLLVVYHRAMGFDGEQALGVQLLQLGLKKRQLINGEPLPLSPKSLLSWLGFTAEGTPCYVDSDGLVRMLNRSLGNTWTPVCNTRETCKSKSDHYWVVGVHENPQQLRCIPSKGSRYPPTLPRPAVAILPFKLPLCQTSTEKGQMEEQYWRSVLFHNHYNFLSTSGYEIDESAQTQSEKEQQELLMKMFALSCKLEREFRCVELAELMTQNVVTLAIRYASRSRRMNLAQRLSEIALDKSNQLQEEEPEVSEEETEYSSTRRTSGYRQTEPADDPYGSRENQEDDEELGEEEDGGKMETEERMETKKRPNPFAKEAGSPVKPSLMPIGKAGRSNPFKVAGSGKSTPSPGHSRVTNILDNMTSSKKLAPLSGSSGKSNKSPILKPLAPRAKTKAQSTLLQISGNKMANKKTPEAEEPVPDPQMQPDAAAPEPPTENTENKRPRTGFQLWLDENRKMIIGDNPDLDETDVIKEAMGRFRTLSAEERLAWTERAKGQTGDAADVRKRKRAEGGGGAEKETVECDENDTKKKKSLDPSFKLSAFAFNKN